The following proteins come from a genomic window of Aspergillus luchuensis IFO 4308 DNA, chromosome 3, nearly complete sequence:
- the GPB1 gene encoding WD40 repeat domain-containing protein (BUSCO:EOG092645OU;~COG:S;~EggNog:ENOG410PI4N;~InterPro:IPR001632,IPR016346,IPR036322,IPR015943, IPR001680,IPR019775,IPR020472,IPR017986;~PFAM:PF00400;~go_function: GO:0005515 - protein binding [Evidence IEA];~go_process: GO:0007165 - signal transduction [Evidence IEA]): protein MADMSGEQMQAKITAARREAEGLKDKIKRRKDELADTTLRQVAQNQTETLPRIGMKPRRTLKGHLAKIYAMHWSTDRRHLVSASQDGKLIIWDAYTTNKVHAIPLRSSWVMTCAYAPSGNYVACGGLDNICSIYNLSSREGPTRVARELSGHSGYLSCCRFINDRRIITSSGDMTCMLWDIESGSKVTEFADHLGDVMSISINPTNQNVFVSGACDAFAKLWDIRTGKAVQTFAGHESDINAIQFFPDGNAFGTGSDDTSCRLFDIRADRELNTYQSDQILCGITSVAFSVSGRLLFAGYDDFECKVWDVLRGDKVGSLSGHENRVSCLGVSNDGISLCTGSWDSLLKVWAW, encoded by the exons ATGGCCGACATGTCCGGCGAACAGATGCAGGCTAAGATTACCGCGGCTAGGCGCGAAGCTGAAGGCCTGaaggacaagatcaagcGCAGAAAGGATGAGTTGGCCGATACAACTC TCCGTCAAGTCGCGCAGAACCAAACTGAAACCTTGCCTCGTATTGGTATGAAGCCCCGGCGGACGCTCAAGGGACATTTGGCCAAGATCTACGCCATGCATTGGTCGACCGACCGCCGTCATCTAGTCTCCGCCTCTCAGGACGGAAAGCTCATCATCTGGGACGCCTATACCACGAACAAGGTCCATGCGATCCCGCTGAGGTCATCATGGGTGATGACCTGTGCCTATGCCCCGAGTGGAAACTACGTCGCCTGCGGTGGTCTCGACAACATTTGCTCGATCTACAACCTCTCCTCTCGTGAGGGTCCGACCCGTGTCGCGCGTGAGCTCTCCGGACACTCCGGCTACCTCTCTTGCTGTCGGTTCATCAACGATCGCAGAATCATCACGTCTTCCGGCGACATGACTTGCATGCTGTGGGATATCGAATCGGGCTCGAAGGTTACTGAATTCGCTGATCACCTTGGCGACGTGATGTCGATCAGCATCAACCCGACAAACCAGAACGTTTTCGTTTCGGGCGCCTGCGATGCCTTCGCCAAGCTGTGGGATATCCGTACCGGAAAGGCGGTGCAAACTTTCGCTGGACACGAATCCGacatcaacgccatccagTTCTTCCCCGACGGAAACGCTTTCGGAACCGGTTCTGACGACACCTCCTGCCGTCTGTTCGACATTCGTGCGGATCGCGAACTCAACACCTACCAG AGCGACCAAATACTGTGCGGTATCACCTCCGTTGCCTTCTCCGTTTCTGGCAGATTGCTTTTTGCTGGTTACGATGACTTCGAGTGCAAG GTCTGGGATGTTCTGCGCGGAGACAAGGTTGGATCCCTGAGTGGTCACGAGAACCGCGTAAGCTGCTTGGGAGTCAGCAACGACGGCATCAGCTTGTGCACTGGATCCTGGGATTCTCTG CTCAAGGTCTGGGCTTGGtaa